DNA sequence from the Terriglobales bacterium genome:
GGCTCCGGCATCGTTACCTGGTTCACAGGAAAAATCGAGCTGCCGCGCTTATAGACGAAGACGATCAACAGCCCGAGCACCACGCTGGCCAGGATTCCAATGTGCCATTGCTGGTTGAACGCGTACTCGCGCTGCGCGCGCTCAATGTTCACCAGCATGATCACGAACAGGAACAGCACCATGATGCCGCCGGCATAGAGAATGATCTGCACGCCGGCCACAAACGGAGCGTAGAGCATCAGGTAGAGGCCGGCGAGCGACAGCAGCGTGAAGATCAGCGACAGCGCCGAGTGCACCGGGTTTTTGCGCGTGATCACCAGGATGGCGCTGACCACAGCCACCGCCGACAGCAGGTAGAAAAAGAAAGTTGGAGCTACTGGCGTCATCGCGTGTACACCGTTGGTTCAGGGCCGCGCTCCAGCCGGGTACGATCCAGCACCAGGCCTTC
Encoded proteins:
- a CDS encoding NADH-quinone oxidoreductase subunit J, with the protein product MTPVAPTFFFYLLSAVAVVSAILVITRKNPVHSALSLIFTLLSLAGLYLMLYAPFVAGVQIILYAGGIMVLFLFVIMLVNIERAQREYAFNQQWHIGILASVVLGLLIVFVYKRGSSIFPVNQVTMPEPQNTQQVGMALFRSYLLPFEVASLLLLVAIVGAVVMAKKRI